gaacctcattctaaaattgggatatgactctaacagaagagaagtcacacgaagtgcaaacttcccagatgatttagaagacttagagagaggagggtttcgtagcaatttatatataatccaaatagtatcaaagcggtaaaaagcaacatttagcacattaggcccaaacatgtaataaagcaAGTAATAAACAAatccaattataacaattattctaagctcgaattctgaaccttgaaccagagattctgggttcttttccccagcagagttgccagagctgtcacacctcttttttcttacctcgaaagggtataagggagtattttccaatttaagtgacaatcgaaacgtgattatttatttaaaattcagagtcgccacttgggataattatggtgtcccaagtcaccggtttaaatcccgaattgaggaaagatcgactctattttatagtccgcgaacacagaaatccgggtaaggaattctgttaactcgggagaaggtgttaggcattcccggattccgtggatTTAGCACGattgctcaactattattattggtctagttatctgattttttacaacttttaaacctattgtgcatttttaactttttagtcgcttttaatatttcaggaaaatttcaaggttatttaaaacacatcgtaagccatgctacatgaaatgcacccgtggttcatgacacattctatttaaccttgttggaaattgaagtcgggtcatatgaaatgcacacccggattttagaaattacaaatcacaactacgtcacgggaactgtACCCGTAGTTATGATAATTTAATAAACCATTTCTTGGCATGATTGAAGATTGCACACGCAACCCTCAAAGACAATTTTCATGTCTATATATTGAGAAGACAGTGAATCATTTAAAGAGAGAAATAACTTTAATCCAAAGAAGTGATTACTAGCCAAACGAATCTGAGGCATCGTTTTCTCAAATAAATGGCAACAAACTAAAAATAGTCTACGAAAAATGGCACAGTTGCATGGTCTACAGACAAATGGATATATGATCACATTCCATTTACACTAATATAAAAATAACTTAATTAATAGTAAGCTACCAACTCAAGAAGAAAGATGGAACCATGCATTGCATTCTCAAATTAGCTACCAAGCAAGAGATTGACTGATATTTTAACACACTTTTATTATATAGCCAAACTTCCTGGCAAAGTAAGAAAACATAATCAAAGTTACTGACTTGTCTCCCTGGGTGAAATGGGATATCAAGGCCTCCCGTAACTTCAATAGCCACAACCACACCGGAAAAGAAAATTCGAATAGGACCGGCAACTTGTCCTCAAAAGGAAAGCCTCGCCAGAAATCTCCAACCTCGGAACTAGCGACAAACGAACGGAGCTTTGGACAGATTCAACAAACGAGCTCCTTAAGAGACTCAAACCTACTAAACTCATGCAGCAAACTGGGAGAAAATGAAAATGGCAATAGCTATAGTCTGAGACAAAAACCTCACCGGAAAAACCTCGCCGAAGTTTAAACGGAGACCTCACTTAACATTGACTGTATTTGAATGTTTTGGATTGTTTAGGGGGTTGTCTTCAGTCATTTTTGCGCCGAGTTTAAGGTGTTACAAACCTGTTCCTTTCCTATCTATTTTCGCGTTGTTCCCGTCCACGTTTTCCTTTTGCGTGCATCGATGGAGCTCGCCAGAGATGGCAGACATAGAGGAAGGTGGTGTAGGGTAGGCTGGATATGGGGTTCGCGTGTGTGATGGCTCTGGGTTGAGGGGGAGATGGTTCCTTCTCTTTTGTGTGTTAGCTTGAACAAGGAGCTGATTATGGTGTGTTTTTATGTTTGAAAATGGCTGCTTCCCTTAAGTCTTCATGAAGAAGACGATCGATaaggttgggggggggggttgggagTTTTGTGTATTGCGGCGCTCATCTTTTGTGTATCTCCTGGTTCGCCCTTTTTAGATCTTCGGCCTTTGGcttatatttttgtctttttgctgaTTAGTCCTATATCTTTTTGTGTATTAGATCCCTAGGTTTTAAGAAAGGTTTTAGGGTATTGGGCTCAGGGAATGGGCTAGAAACTTGGGCCTTTATGACTAGCTTTACTTaaaaattagcttaattaactaaaaatctaCCCATATACAAATAttaccaaaaatattaattaaccctacttgactaaaaataattattaaaataagactgaccgttaaaataaaactatatttttggtatttttcaagattaaaaatgactacaaaaccataatgaaactatttttttgtaatttttgttttttgtatgaaaataaagtaaaagagtcaaaattagttgaaataacgatattaggccaaaattaaatatttacatgctaaaatctaAAAATCTTGTAgaggatcaaaaatcacatgtctacaacaaTCACTAAAGAACTTTTTATTTTGAACAGAGAAAAAGTCATAAGGAACAATACCGCTCGCCAGGTAGTTTGCAATGTCTGCATACTATGGCGCTTCCTCGAGACTCATGGTTAGTAGTTTTCATCTGGAAAAGTTTCCAGAATCTCTTCTACCTCAACCTTCTTTGCAGCTCCTTCCAGTCTGGTTAaatggtcagctacttggttttcctttccctttcggtcacggatctccaaatcaaactcttgcagCAGTAGCACCCATCGAATCAGGCACGGTTTTGACTCCTTCTTTTTAATTAAGTACCTGAGAGCAGCATGGTCAGTATAAATAATTACCTTTGAGCCTATCAGGTAAGACCTGAACTTGTCAAATGTGAACATCATAGCTAGCATCTCTTTCTTGGTCATAGTATAATTTAGATGGGCTCCACTCAATGTTCTACTTGCGTAGTAATATTGGATACATGATTTTATCTTTTCGCTGCCCAAGAACCGCTCCCCCAGCATAGTCACTAGCAACACACATCAGCTCAaacggttgctcccagttgggggcaacTATGATAGGTATTGTTACCAATCTCTTCTTTAATTCCTCAAAAGGCACCCTATAGTCATCTGAAAACacaaaagggtgatctttttcaagcaatttacacaaggggttagcaattttggaaaaatcttttataaatctCCTATAGAAATCGGCGTGCCCTAGAAAACTTTTGATTGCTTTGACAGAGGTGGGTGGTGGAAGCTTTTTTATCACATCAACCTTTGCACGATCCACCTCACTACCTTTACTTGACACTAGGTTCCCAAGACTAtaccttcttgtaccatgaaatgggaCTTTTCCCAGTTGAGTACCAGATTAGTCTGGATACCCCTTTTGAAAACTCGTCTCAAGTTCACAAGGCAATCATCGAATGAATTCCCCatcactgagaagtcatccatgaaaaccttaATTATCTCCTCTACCATATCTGTGAAGATgtccatcatgcacctttggaatgtgacGGGTGGGTTGCATAGGCCCAAGGGCATTCGCCGAAAAGCATAGATACCATAAGGGCAGGTGAACAATGTTTTCTCTCTATCCTCTAGGGCAATGGAaatctgattataccccgagtaccaTCCAGGAAGAAAAAAGTGAGACCTCCCTACCATACTATCTAGCATCTGATCGATGAATGACAGTGGGAAATGGTCCTTCCTGGTAGCCAAGTTCAACTTCCTATAATCCATACAGATTCGCCAACCTGTGACTGTTCATGTAGAGATCAACTCATTCTTCTCATTTTTTACTACCGTCATACCACCCTTTTTTGGTACACACTGCACTGCACTAACCCTGTTACTATCAGAGATAGGGAATATGATTCCTGTATCTAACCATTTAATCACTTCCTTTTTCACCATTtctttcatgttggggttcagccttctttgttgttctctggaaggtttgtgccatCTTCTAGTAGAATCTTATGCATACAAAAGGCCAGGCTAATCCCCTTAATGTCTACAATGGTCCACCCAATTGCAGTCTTGCACTCAGTTTGTACCTGCAACAGTTGTTGTGCCTACACATCTAACAAATTAGCTGAGATAATAATAGGTAAAGTTGAGTCAGGTCCTAAGAATGCATACCCGAGATGGGATGGCAGTGACTTCAGTTCCATCTTTGGTGGCTCTTCTATTGACGACTTAGCTAGAGGAGTTTTTCTTCCCTTCAAGTGCAAAGGCTCAAATTCAAGCTCCCTTTTCCAAAAACCTTGGCCTTCAAGAGCCAGTACCCACTCTGCCAAGTATTCACCATTAGCTTCGTCTAAGTTCATGCAACAAGCTGCTAGAGGATCTTTAATGTTCAATGCTTCATCGTCCTCCTCCAACACTATATTCACCGCATCTATCAGAGAGCAATTAACAAATTCACTTGGTCTCcgcatagatttctgcacattgaatgttatctcttcatcatttaatctcatcttgagctctccagtttcacaatcaattaaagctctcccagtggccaagaatggtcttcccaaaattatgggaatttcctcGTCAACCCGACAGTTAAGGATGACAAAATCTGCTAGGAACACAAACTTCCCAACCTGCACCAATAAATCATCTAGAATCCCAGAGGGCCTCTTCATTGTTCGGTCAGCCAGCTGTAGCAGCATAGACGTGGGTTTAGCTCTTCCAATGCCTAGCGTTTTGCAGATATCTAGGGGCATAAGGTTTATGTTTGCTCCCAGATCACACAGTGCCTTAGCAAAAGTAAAGTTGCCTATTGTGCAAGGGATTGTGAAACTCCGTGTGTCAGACAACTTCTCAGCTATGGGTCTCGTCACAACACCACTGCAAGTCCGAGTTAGCGTAACCATGGCCAAGTCTTGAAAGTCAAAATTGTGGGACATCAGGTCCTTCATCatctttgcataactaggcatctccTTTAAAACATCAATTAATGGAATGTTTACCTGAATTTGCTTCAACATCTCCAAAAATTTCTTGTAATACTCATATTCTAATACTTGGCCAATCTCTGTGGGAATGGTGCTGGAGGTCGCTTCTTCCCTTTGATTTGGTTTTTATCTTGTTTAGCCACTGCTTCTACTGTCAGTTCCGGTGTAGCCTCAGTCTCTTTCATAACCTCTTCTTCTTTGTTGGCGTTCTCTTGCGCATTTTGAACCGTCACCTCAGTTAAACCTGTTGAATCATCTATCCCAATGGGTACTAGCACCAGTATCTCAGTCGGTCTGCTTTTGCGAGCAATTTCTTGCTCCATATCTAAGTCTCTACCATTTTGGAGACTCACTGCCTTCAGTTGCTTCGGGCCCTGCTCTTTTAGATTGATTTGGGTGCCTGCAGGCAACGTCACATGAGGACGATTATTTAAGGCCATGGAAATCTATCCTAACTAGATCTCAATATTCTTAATTGCTGACTCATGTGAGTCTACTCTGTCAGCTAGTTTTCTAATGGACCCAATCACTTGTTGCATCATCCCCTCAAgtttagcaaacccatcttcatgCCTCACAAGCTGTTGTTGTGGAGGTTGTTGGTAAGCCTGATGCTGATTTTACTGGTTGTACCCTTGTTGCCTTTGGTAAGGCACCATTTGCCCCTATGGTTGCATAGCCCCatgatattgttgttattgtactgCTGCTGAGCTGGTCTATATTGTTGATTCTGCTGACCCCAATTCTGAACACCTGATCTCGGTCCCCCATAGTTGGCCACATAATTCATGTTCTCCTGATATTGTTGATTATCACCTTCAGCACTCCATGAGcagacatatggttgattaaTGCATGATGTACATAGACCCCTATTGGTTGCATCAActatgtgtacctgctgcttctggcCTGATTCTTCAACCTTCTTGGTGAGGATGCTCATTTGTATCATTagagtggccatattttcagctatAGAGTTAGCTGGGTCTAGAGCTACTGAGTGAACCACATGAGTGATTGGAGAGTTCCTTGTTATCCATGTTTGTGCCATCTTATCAAGTAGGATGTTGCTCTCTCTgaatgttttgctcaaaaatgctccacctgctgaagcatcaacattggCTTTCAAACTATCTGCCAAACCCAAGTAAAATATCTGCCCCAACATCTGCTCAAGAATACCATGATGTGGACGTAACCAGCAGACCCTTGAATCTCTCACACGTTTCATGTAGTATCTCAGTTGGTTTCTGTTTGAAGCTCAATATCTCATCAATTTGCTGAGCAGTCTTATTGGGTGGATGAAATTTGCTCAAATATTGCTTGACTAATTtctcccaagtagtgatggagttGATAGGGAGTGAATTAATCCAAGTCTGAGCtgctcctgtcactgagaatggaaacaacaacaaacGTATTGCTTTCGGTGTCACGTTGTGCTGCCTCTGCGTGGCACAGATTGACAGTATATTCTTTAGATGCTACTGAGGATCTTCAACGTATGACCTAGAGAATAGTCCATTGTTCTGCAACAAATGTAGCATGTTATTTGTGATCTGGAATGAATCTGCTTGTATCTGAAGGACTATAATGGCATTTGCTAAGTTGTCAACGATGGGTTGTGCCCAATCATATAGTGTTGTTtttggcacaagaggtgccacaccCTTATCATTTGGGTCATTTGCGTTGTCTCTATTGTTTGGGTCATTCGTGTTGTCTCTGTTGTTTAGATTATCGTCTTCCATGTCTAGTTCAATTTTTTCGGTTGAGTTCTGTTGTTGTTTGCCTTTTCTGTTTGCACGGTTCAATGCCTGGAACACCTTTTCAGGATCTAATAATGCTTCGAATAATTCACCAGTTCTtgaggagtttctaggcatgcacctgcaACAACCACGACTACAAACATTAGTATTTCAATGGTTagtttaaattgaagaaaattgactacactaagaattctTGCACTTCTTTTTAACTGCAACCAATAACACCGTTAAGTCCCCGGTAACAGCGCTAAAATTttatcacgcccaactatgccttataaaaaggacaaagcggtcgctgcaaatatattcCAGTTAACAAgtccagagtcgaatcccacaaggaattaacctatcgaTCACAACTATTGGACTCACAGAAATTCACGTATTCAATCTTCAGAGATTTTTGAGTAACAAATTGGGTGTTTATTAACTAAATATTACGTAATAAAAATGCATTAATTAAGAACTAGCTATAAACTGTTTGTAAGCAAGAATGAGAATTGTCTAAGGTTCTGATTTCCCCTCTTGTCGAAATCCTTTTCGCTATATTtactataaatttgcctaagtcttctctatcaatcatgagcactctgacttcgtaactctctcccgagtaattacaacaatatactagaTATATTCTCCTGAATTACGCTTGCTGGACTTAGTTACAGCTCACTTTGATCACACCCAAGGTTTTATTattcctaatcccacctttaaactcTTCGTATTGATCCATATATATGTTAGGAGTGGTgctgttcaacaactacctaaatatgcactctcccCTGGgtaatgcatactaaataggtaTAGCCGATTGATGGCCCTTCAATCAATATCAATCACAATATAGCTGAACaaacataaaaaaatattaaagcaaatctatattaacatatcaagaaattcatcctccaagaggttccatcaaaaccccaGATTAAGAGTTTAGCTACGCATAATTATTTTTACAATCATAACAGTAGAATCAAAACAAGAGGAAGAAAGGTAAAACTCTATGCCGAATCTTCtgccttgcctcttgcctcttcttGCCTTCAATAACCCTTCGAAAACCTTGATACTTTCTTTTTGGGCGAGCTGTGCTTCTTATAGGTTAAGGAGAGTTGCCTCGAACTTATGAATTTACCCCTGAAATAAATTTCCTCGGAGTGACGAGCGCGATCGCGCTCGGACTGCAGTCAGACCACGCATATTGCATTCCTTTCTGCCTGACGAGCGTGACCTGGGAGCAGCCGCGGTTGGCCCGCGCTCATGGAACTCAACTGTCTTccattttttccttcttctttcacgCGCACTCACCTCCGATTGGCCTTCCCTGCTCCAAATTAACTCCAAACACTGTTTAATGTCCTCATCATCAGGACTTGCTCCTGCAAAGCACAAAATTCATTGTTAGAGTCATTTGTTGTCATTTAACCTTCATATAGCAATAAAGTATAGCTAAGTTGGGGCGTAAATAGTCACTAAACTACATGAATATAGCCTATTACCAATATTTATTATACCTAAATGAGAAGATCACTCAATATTTAAGTATCACTTATAATTTAATCACGTTAATAATAGGTAGCTCAATATTTTTTCTACTTAAAAACTATACTTACGTTAATCAACAATACAGAATTTAGTTTATATTCTAATGATATTAGCTAAACACTAATTAgatttaaataatattaattattatgcCTCAATTCCTAATAAATTGGGTAGAAAGATTAGTTATTTTAAaaaattttgttttttatttaatttcttcatatttaattcttttgttgactttcaatatatttataaca
This sequence is a window from Nicotiana sylvestris chromosome 3, ASM39365v2, whole genome shotgun sequence. Protein-coding genes within it:
- the LOC138887329 gene encoding uncharacterized protein — translated: MLKQIQVNIPLIDVLKEMPSYAKMMKDLMSHNFDFQDLAMVTLTRTCSGVVTRPIAEKLSDTRSFTIPCTIGNFTFAKALCDLGANINLMPLDICKTLGIGRAKPTSMLLQLADRTMKRPSGILDDLLVQVGKFVFLADFVILNCRVDEEIPIILGRPFLATGRALIDCETGELKMRLNDEEITFNVQKSMRRPSEFVNCSLIDAVNIVLEEDDEALNIKDPLAACCMNLDEANGEYLAEWVLALEGQGFWKRELEFEPLHLKGRKTPLAKSSIEEPPKMELKSLPSHLGYAFLGPDSTLPIIISANLLDV